The genomic DNA GCGTCTTCCCCGCTGTGTAACGAACGTAATGCGCGTCCTACCCTTGAATTAATAATGTTTTGAGCAATAATGATGCCTGTGATCACAAGTATCCATGCGATATAATAATTCTGTACCTTAAACCCTGTTTGACCGGTCACCTGCAATAAACCCGGGATCAACGTAAATCCCGGGACGGATGATATACCGTCTGCCTCTCCAAATATTTTTGTTCCCAGCGCTATACGATAAATTATTGTCCCAAACCCTAACGTCGCCATAGCAAGGTAGTGGCCTTTAAGTTTTAAAACCGGAACACCGATGATATATGCTATCCCAAGGGTAATAACCACTGCGAGTATCAATGCCAGCATCGGGGAAAGGTAGTATAGGGTTGAACCGTAAATATCATTTGATTTTACGATTATCCCGATAGTACCCAATACTTTAAGTACCGCCGTATCCTTATAAACCGCTAAATTCTGGGTGGTAAGTACCGCGGAAACGTATCCTCCGATTGCAAAAAACCCGGCCTGGCCCATAGATATTTGCCCGGCATAACCCATTAGCATGCATAGCCCGACAACTACAAGCGAGTAATACGCTGACATTGTGAGCTGGGTAAGCATAAACTCTTTACCCCCAAATGAAATTATCTGTTGAAGCAGGATTACCGCTATTATCCCTGTAATAGCGGATGAGTGTTTTAAAATAAAACCCTTGAGGTATCCCCAAATATTTTTCATAAATATTTAAAACTCCTGCAGCCGCAACGCTTCTTTATTCCCAAATAATCCGCCCGGGCGGACAAACAGTATTGCCAGCATTATCACAATTGAGATTGCGTCGATATACGCTAACGGCATAAGTATTATACCGTACGATTCTATCAGCCCAAGTAATAACCCTGCAACTACTGCCGCGGTACTGTTCCCTAACCCGCCGAGGATTGCAACAGTAAAACCTTTAATTGCGATAGCCGTCCCGCAATCGTACCGTGTCTGTGTTATCGGCGAAATTACGCATCCCGCAAGCGCGCCAATCGCGGCACTTAGGATAAACGACAGGGTTACCATGTTTTTGGCGTTAACCCCGCATAACCGCGCAGCAGTACGGTTAACCGCGCATGCACGCATTGACTGTCCTATAAGCGTATACTTAAAAAACAGTGTCAGCGCAATGACTGTGATACAGCAGATACCTAGTACCCACAATACCTGCGGCGAGATATACGCACCAAAGATGTTTATTGATGAACACTCGTCACCGGTAAAGTATGGTAATGATTGTACGTTCCTGCCCCAAATGTGTAACGCGAGTTCTCGCATGACAATGGATAATCCAATCGTAATGATTATCATTCTCAGTACTGCCGGGTTGTTGAGCCAACGAAAAAACAGAAGTTCAATCACGGCGCCAAGCAGTGCTGTGATTATTACCGCACATAGGACCGCAAGGGGTAACGGCATAAACTGGTTCAGCGTAATAGCCGTCATCGCGCCGATCATAAGAAATTCGCCCTGCGCGAAGTTTATTATCCCTGTAGTGTTGTATATGATATTGAACCCGATAGCGGTAATCGCATAGATAATACCGATCGTGATTCCCGAAAAAAAGTATTGTAATATCTGTTCTATACCCATAAGTTTAATTTGATAAAAAGATTAAAAAAGGGAGTATTTTGTTTTCAACATCAATACTCCCTTTTTCGGTTTATACAAAAAAACAATTACTTCGCGTAAACCACAAACTTGCCGTTTTTCACGGTTAACATCTCAAACCCGTTAATATCAATACCGTTATGGTCCGTCGGTGTAAAGTTGAATATCCCGGCAGTACCGACTAACCCTTTTGTATTCTCAATCGCATCCCGTGCTTTATCCGGATCAACGACACCCGCGGTTTCAATAGCTTTACTGATTATCAGAATCGCGTCATACGCATGCCCGCCGAATGTACTGACATCTTCTTTATACTCGGTTTCATAATCTTTTTTGTACTTCATCAACAATTCTTTTTGTTTATTCGTTACTGGCAACGTTTCCGCAACAAGGAGGCGCCCGCAGGGGAAGATAATACCTTCCGCAGCTTTACCAGCAGCTTTTACGTAGTTAATATTGCCAAACCCGTGGGATTGGAATAACGGAACATTGAAGTTCATTTGTTTCATATTCTTCGCAACAATTGCCTGCGCGGGTTCGATTGACCAGTTGACCACCGCCTGCACTTTTTGGGATTTAAGTTTTGTTAATACACTTGTGAGATCCGTCGCTTCTTTGTCATAGACTTCACTTGCGATTATTTGTATAGAATGTTCTGTCGCAAGTTTTTCTACCTGCGCCTTACCTGCGTTACCGAACCCTGTATTGCTGGCAATAACGCCGATTTTTGAGATTTTAAGTTTTTTCATGGTTGCAAATATTTTGCGGACCGCATCACTGTCATTTTGCGGTGTTTTGAAGACATACTTCGCAACTGGGTTAACTATAACTTCCGCTGCAGCACAGGAAAGCATTAATGTTTTTCCTTGTTCACATATATCTTTAATCTTCATTGTTTCACCGCTGGTGGTTGGGCCAATGATTGCAAAAACTTTTTCTTCTTCAATCAACTGTTTTGCAAACGAAATAGCTTTCTCCGGGCTTGCGCCGGTATCTTTAATGATTAACTGCACTTTTTTACCGAGAATTCCGCCGGCAGTATTTATTTGTTTAACCAGCATCTCCGCGGTTTTAGCTTCCGGCGCACCAAGGTTTGATGCCGGGCCGGTTACTGCGAATATAGCGCCGATTTTGATTACATCCGCTGATACGGGCGTTGTTGCAGCAGCGGGGACAGGGACAACCGGTTCTGCTGTAAACACCGGGGCTACCAAGGTTAATGCCAGTAATGCGGACATCGTGATGCACAACAAGTTTGATTTGTGT from Elusimicrobiota bacterium includes the following:
- a CDS encoding ABC transporter substrate-binding protein, which codes for MVHKSNLLCITMSALLALTLVAPVFTAEPVVPVPAAATTPVSADVIKIGAIFAVTGPASNLGAPEAKTAEMLVKQINTAGGILGKKVQLIIKDTGASPEKAISFAKQLIEEEKVFAIIGPTTSGETMKIKDICEQGKTLMLSCAAAEVIVNPVAKYVFKTPQNDSDAVRKIFATMKKLKISKIGVIASNTGFGNAGKAQVEKLATEHSIQIIASEVYDKEATDLTSVLTKLKSQKVQAVVNWSIEPAQAIVAKNMKQMNFNVPLFQSHGFGNINYVKAAGKAAEGIIFPCGRLLVAETLPVTNKQKELLMKYKKDYETEYKEDVSTFGGHAYDAILIISKAIETAGVVDPDKARDAIENTKGLVGTAGIFNFTPTDHNGIDINGFEMLTVKNGKFVVYAK
- a CDS encoding branched-chain amino acid ABC transporter permease — its product is MKNIWGYLKGFILKHSSAITGIIAVILLQQIISFGGKEFMLTQLTMSAYYSLVVVGLCMLMGYAGQISMGQAGFFAIGGYVSAVLTTQNLAVYKDTAVLKVLGTIGIIVKSNDIYGSTLYYLSPMLALILAVVITLGIAYIIGVPVLKLKGHYLAMATLGFGTIIYRIALGTKIFGEADGISSVPGFTLIPGLLQVTGQTGFKVQNYYIAWILVITGIIIAQNIINSRVGRALRSLHSGEDAAESVGINVSKYKLYIFIISAAFAAVAGVFLTHYNGGIGPSEAGVMKSVRYVSIVAVGGMANIWGTVIIGTLLNFLSLRGYFGSYDDIVFGAILIAIMLFTPDGILRKFSFRKKA
- a CDS encoding branched-chain amino acid ABC transporter permease codes for the protein MGIEQILQYFFSGITIGIIYAITAIGFNIIYNTTGIINFAQGEFLMIGAMTAITLNQFMPLPLAVLCAVIITALLGAVIELLFFRWLNNPAVLRMIIITIGLSIVMRELALHIWGRNVQSLPYFTGDECSSINIFGAYISPQVLWVLGICCITVIALTLFFKYTLIGQSMRACAVNRTAARLCGVNAKNMVTLSFILSAAIGALAGCVISPITQTRYDCGTAIAIKGFTVAILGGLGNSTAAVVAGLLLGLIESYGIILMPLAYIDAISIVIMLAILFVRPGGLFGNKEALRLQEF